A single region of the Sus scrofa isolate TJ Tabasco breed Duroc chromosome 17, Sscrofa11.1, whole genome shotgun sequence genome encodes:
- the ZBP1 gene encoding Z-DNA-binding protein 1 (The RefSeq protein has 6 substitutions, 1 frameshift compared to this genomic sequence): MESEQATVPKAPRLPAAAADVAETPADPEDAELERRILQVLRDASSPVRTAQLVIKCQVPKKKLNQVLHRMKKESRGGLTLVGPATWCLGDAGTDGTREVVLAEQAERPRQEAVAIPRTPGPRTPGPELSERQMEIYGLLKAQGPHKALHIARALGLKTAKEVNRDLYAMRNMHLLTLDQKSNAWGVYQPEDSRNQSTPVIYQQNPINMICQKGLNNCISIENSENIQIGHGNVIMRHESSGESGSMAAFYLPPTVPADSSAQGPLAGSWGPQDICMEKSVLRRVQMGHGNEMRLHSFPAEGPAHSACGSPPGSVSATSPEASIDIQIPEPGPHAEGVMAQKVRIRSCFLEDTTVGNSNRMSVSPGTAGPGGVSGPEEGRADPGEPGEDPDSLSGAAGRSSQVPPDGGQAAPSDAEMLTSQLEALTLRSRGPRTTEDGH, translated from the exons ATGGAGTCGGAGCAGGCCACTGTCCCCAAGGCTCCCAGGCTCCCAGCGGCTGCTGCCGACGTGGCCGAGACCCCTGCCGACCCAGAGGATGCAG AGCTTGAGCGGAGGATCCTGCAGGTGCTGAGGGATGCCGGCTCCCCCGTGAGGACTGCCCAGCTGGTTATCAAATGCCAGGTGCCCAAGAAGAAACTCAACCAAGTCCTCCACCAGATGAAGAAGGAGTCCAGGGGAGGGCTCACCCTCGTGGGCCCTGCGACGTGGTGCCTGGGCGATGCTGGGACCGACGGGACCAGAGAAGTGGTGCTGGCAGAGCAGG CAGAGAGACCCCGGCAAGAGGCAGTTGCGATTCCAAGGACGCCTGGCCCAAGGATGCCTGGCCCTGAGCTCAGCGAGCGGC agaCGGAGATCTACGGGCTTCTGAAAGCCCAGGGGCCCCACAAGGCCCTGCACATcgcccaggccctggggctgaAGACGGCGAAGGAAGTCAACCGCGACCTGTACGCCATGAGGAA GCACCTCCTGACCCTGGACCAGAAGTCGAACGCCTGGGGGGTTTACCAGCCAG AAGATTCTAGAAATCAGTCCACCCCGGTTATTTACCAGCAAAATCCAATCAACATGATCTGTCAGAAGGGACTGAACAACTGCATTTCCATTGAGAACTCTGAAAACATCCAGATTGGACATGGCAATGTCATCATGAGACACGAGTCCTCTGGGGAAAGCG GCTCCATGGCTGCCTTCTACCTCCCTCCGACGGTACCTGCCGACTCCTCAGCCCAGGGTCCCCTGGCTGGATCCTGGGGGCCCCAGGACATCTGCATGGAGAAGTCTGTGCTCAGACGGGTACAGATGGGCCATGGCAACGAGATGAGACTTCACAGCTTCCCGGCTGAGGGCCCTGCCCATAGCGCTTGTGGCAGCCCCCCAG GCTCTGTCTCAGCTACGAGTCCAGAGGCTTCCATTGATATTCAAATCCCCGAGCCAGGACCTCACGCAGAAGGGGTCATGGCCCAGAAGGTCCGAATTCGCTCGTGCTTCCTGGAGGACACGACCGTGGGCAACAGCAACAGGATGAGCGTCAGCCCGGGGACGGCTGGTCCCGGGGGAGTCTCGGGGCCTGAGGAGGGCAGGGCGGACCCCGGGGAGCCAGGAGAGGACCCAG ACTCTCTCTCTGGAGCTGCTGGACGCAGCAGCCAAGTCCCTCCCGAAGGCGGTCAGGCTGCCCCCAGCGACGCTGAGATGCTCACCTCCCAGCTGGAAGCTCTGACTCTCAGAAGCAGGGGTCCCAGAACCACAGAAGATGGCCACTGA